The genome window cccccgAGCACTTGCGACAGCAGGCATTCGATTTGGGTTTTGCGATGGGAACGGCTGAAATATGTCCCTGAAATTATCAACGGAGTCACAAAGCCGCCAGGCTTCTCATCCCGGCCAGCATCCCCATGAGGTCTGGCAGACAGGGGTCGTAATAGCTGGCCAGTCTCCGCCTTGTGTTCCAGACGACGGCGTGATCCAGATGGAACGACGCCAATACAGCCCGGGTATGCCCATCTTACGTCACCGTGCTGTCCCGACCGATGGTGCCCTGGAAATGATCGAATAATGCCACCTTACGACCAAGACAGCATAGTCCACTGCCTCGTATCTGAATTTGGGCTTTTGGTAATCGCCGGCCATCTGGGCCGACAAAAGGAGGCCATCACAGGGAGACAGGAAACCCATCTCCAAGCTCGGTCAGCACCTCATGGCAGTGACTAACGCAAGGAACCCGTCAAGAATACAATATACTTCAGGTTCCTGAAAGTCAATAAAGATGCCAGGGATGTCTGACAAGCAAGAGAAACCCTTCTGCAGAGAACTACGGGTAGGCGGTAGGGACGGGACGCAGAAGCTTGATCCTGAGCTTTCGCAAAGAAGCTTGACGCCATCTCCCTTTTGCTCGTTCGTCCGAAGGCCAAAGGCAACATAGTCGAGTTTGTAGAATACCGAGATACCTATATGAAGGCGCTCCCCTCGAGCTCTTCTGTTCCGTCGACACCCTGCCAGCGCAAAAGGCACGCCAATCTTATCAACGCACGCGCCCGCAGCAGAGGCCAAAGCGAGGGCGAAACCGAAAGGGCCGAAACGACCAAGACGGGCGGGGGGAATACGATCGAGCAAGGCCCCTCGATCCTCGCTCAGCGGACAGTACGGACGCCCCGCTGCCTGGTTGGGAGTTCCGATagcctacctaggtacctaggtagttGACCCGCACAGGCAGATAGGTGCGCACTGTAGCAGACGATGCCTGCTCTGGGCAGGCTCGTGGAGAGACATTCTCAGCAGCATCTGTGACAAGTGGGCGGTTGATACTTGATATTGGATAGTATTCATGATAGATGGAAACCCAAATCCTTTATTACCTGCATGTCCGAAAGCCAATTCATAAAGATTCAGTTTGCATCGTCCGACGGTGCAGCGGATGAACTCTGGGGTGTGTACAGTGCCAGCGCCTTCAAGCGGTGCTTTCTCCTTCCAGTCCCGTTTCCCCCTCCTAATCTTTTCGGTTCGGCACTGTGTAGGCACTCACCACTCCACTTACTGTCTCCCCCAAAGGTCTTTTTAGTTCGGCGCTATGTAGGCaatcaccactcaccacccccgccaccactcaccaccccccgctTACCACATTCCCACTTACCACTGAACACGTACCCACTTCCTACTGCTGTCGTTCGGTCTCGTTGGCTGCTGCCATCACTTAGGCTGGTCTTTTCCATCTCTATAATTAATAGGCCTCTCTCATTTCTCCCTCCTACAACCTTCACCTTTCCATACCTTCTTACCGTTCCAATTTCCACCCCACAGCTCGTACAATGTCGAGTCGCGCATCTAGCACATCATCGCCCGTGGTGCCATTGGAGCCCACATGGACAGGCTTCATACCAGATACCGGCAACGCGCTTGCCATCGTGGAGGCTGCTCTCCGTGGTCACCTCAATATGATTCCGCGGCGCCCTCACGACAAAGAGCGCGACGAAGTCATCCGAAGCGGCAATGTGTTTCTCTATGACCTGAATACCTCGGGCATCAAGCGCTGGACTGACGGCCGGGACTGGAGTCCTAGCCGCATCCAACATAATTGGCTCGTTTACCGTGAGATCGATCGCCAATCCAACGGCAGGAATAAGAAGGCAGCGAAGAAGGCGGAAACCGGCGaaatcaccaccggcggAATCACCAAAAAGGCACCCAGCTCTGCCCGCAACAACACGCAGAACATACGGGGTCACGGCGCTGGAAACCGAGAGGCTGCCGCCGGCAGGGTTATCGAGCTGGCGAATGGAAAAAAGGTCCCACACGAAGGCGAGATGGGCATGCAGAAGCTGATAGGCTCGCTGGTTGGGGGCTATCCCTTCAAAAAGGGAGGTCTGATCAAGCGAACCATGAGTTTCGAGTCGGAAAAATTGCATCTGCAGCTGGTCACTTACATGAGCATGGAAGACTATGCGTCCGGGCTTTACAGCACCCCCTATCAACACGCTCACATTCGTGACTGCTTCCCCCGACAAGAGCTGCTCCAAAGTAACTTCCGCTTCTTTTACATGGACGATCTGGGGCTCTTCGAGCCCATGTATGAACCAATGCGTCAACAACTAGCCTATCATCAGGCTTTGATCGCGAACCCGCCGGGCGCGGCCGTTTTTCACCCCCACTATGGTCTGGTCCCCCACGGCATGCCTCCTCCTGGTCTGGTTCCTCACGGcatgcctcctcctcctcctcctcctctggctcCCCACAACATGCCTCCTTTTGCTCTGGCTCCCCACGACACGCCTGCCCACGGTCTGGCTCCTAACGGCATGCAGGCCAGGATGCAGGCCGGGATGCACGAGCAACCCCCAGCACTTGACATGGTCAACTACCCCATGCAGGATCACAGCAACCCTCATTCTCCCGACTACCGACAGGATGCTTACACTCTGGGCAGCACAGGCCAGCAGGCTCAGGACGTTGGTGGTCAAGAGCCGAGGAGCTCGCTGGTTGGTCATCCAGCCTTGCAGACTCAAGCCGAAGATTATGGCGGTGTTCCGGATGCCCCATTTGGCGACAACTATGGCGCTGGCATGGCTGTAGACTACCACTCTCCCATGTACCAGCCCCATCACTTCCCCAGCATGCAGTATGGGTCGCACGCCATGGATCAGAATGCCTACCCCGGACAAGAAGGAACGTATCCGTCGCGGAACGGGTCCTATGATGGGGCAGATGGGGCCTATGAGGCTAGGGACATGGCCTATGCGGAGGGGGACATGGCCTATCCAGGACAGATTCTGGTGGACTATCTtgaaaacaacaaccagcatCTCCCACAGACACCTGACAGcaaccaccttcctccctccagcacctagtgctgatgatgattaCATGACTACATGACTGCACGACTGCATGACTCTATGACTGCATGACTGCATTGACAATCAGGGAGGGACGGCACCATTGCTTTTGAGAAGTggttggagttgttggagttGGACTGGACGAACAGAGTTGGGGATGGATACTTTGCTTTTTGCAAGCTTGTTGCGCATGGAGGAGCTCAAGCACactacacacacacaccactgTTAGGGGAGCAATTGGAGGGTCTTGCGAGCTGACCCTAGCATGAGGGAGTCCCGAGCCCACACCGCAGTGGCAGCGATACTATGTATCTTTTCTTGCTTATATTTCGTTTTGGGcagtttttttcttcaggTTCGGATCTCCGGATGGGCGTGACGGAGAACAATGCGTTACTTGCAAAGGGATACCCGGCGTCTCTCCCTGATTGATATTTATTCTTGCTTATAGAGTGCGAGTTGGTTATTTTCGTTTCTGGGGCGAGGGAAAACAAAAATAAGAAACAGTACTACTTTGTCTACACACAGATAGATCGGATCCTATAGTCTCAATCACAGTTTCAGCGAGAAGCCTCCcgttcccctcccctctggTGCCGTGTgtgaaggaggtgatgagTCTTTGTGTGTTGGGCGCGCAATCGTGCTCAGACATTTGTTCCACCAACGTCATCGGACGGTCATCGGGCGAAACCTGCCGACATGACGGGCCCCGCTCTAACGGATGTAGTCGGCCGGCGGCCGGCTTGGCCGCCGGCCGACAGACTGGTGCACAGACATGGTCTGTGCTTTATGGCTCCATCAAGGAAATGCACATGCATCCCGATCGCAAAGAGCAGGAATTTCCTTATGGTCTGACAAGGTGACTTGGGCATTTGTTACTATCGGCCTCGCAACGATTTCGTTTGTTTTATTGAGCTAATCAGGACAGGAACAGAGAGGGCGAGTTTGagtggttgttgtgttggAAAAAGTCTTGGCTGTGACGACAACGAGGGAAGgtgaagcaggaggagataTCAACGGCAGGTCgggttttttttgggggggttgttgcgCGCTCTCTCTTTTGACCCGCATcatctttttattttatttttttaaaccACGACATTAACCTTGAGGCCTTTTTGAAGCCGGTCTCTcattccttttcttttgagGGAACAacctgcctacctacctatctacaTCAGACGACAGTCTCCAAGTTTTTTGCGCGCGCGAGCAATCATTTGTGCTGGCCAGGGGGCAGTCTCTCTCTACCCATCATCCGACGGTTCAAACCTTGAGCtttgtgggggtgggggaaaACGACCCTGTTAATTGGCTTTTCCCAACGATACGGGAATTCAGGGGATAGGAAAAAGTCAAAAAAGAGGTTTACCGACGGGACGGGGCCGGAACGAAACGAAACGAAACGAAACGACAAGAACAACGGACGGGTGTGTGGTTTAgattgttttttgtttttttgcgTTGGAGCTACTGTGTAAAATCACATACGGTACTCGGGCTGTCTCTCTCTCAGACACATATCAGGGACAGTACCCTGCCCTTGTCAGTTACCTTACCCGAAAAGCATATTTCCCGAAAGTCAAATTCAAGACTGACGAGAGAACAGAcgaaaaaaggaaggaatTATGATTTCTTACAG of Podospora pseudopauciseta strain CBS 411.78 chromosome 7 map unlocalized CBS411.78m_7, whole genome shotgun sequence contains these proteins:
- the TOS9 gene encoding Gluconate transport-inducing protein required for gluconate-H+ symport (COG:K; EggNog:ENOG503NY1J), with product MSSRASSTSSPVVPLEPTWTGFIPDTGNALAIVEAALRGHLNMIPRRPHDKERDEVIRSGNVFLYDLNTSGIKRWTDGRDWSPSRIQHNWLVYREIDRQSNGRNKKAAKKAETGEITTGGITKKAPSSARNNTQNIRGHGAGNREAAAGRVIELANGKKVPHEGEMGMQKLIGSLVGGYPFKKGGLIKRTMSFESEKLHLQLVTYMSMEDYASGLYSTPYQHAHIRDCFPRQELLQSNFRFFYMDDLGLFEPMYEPMRQQLAYHQALIANPPGAAVFHPHYGLVPHGMPPPGLVPHGMPPPPPPPLAPHNMPPFALAPHDTPAHGLAPNGMQARMQAGMHEQPPALDMVNYPMQDHSNPHSPDYRQDAYTLGSTGQQAQDVGGQEPRSSLVGHPALQTQAEDYGGVPDAPFGDNYGAGMAVDYHSPMYQPHHFPSMQYGSHAMDQNAYPGQEGTYPSRNGSYDGADGAYEARDMAYAEGDMAYPGQILVDYLENNNQHLPQTPDSNHLPPSST